A single region of the Eremothecium gossypii ATCC 10895 chromosome V, complete sequence genome encodes:
- the VAC14 gene encoding Vac14p (Syntenic homolog of Saccharomyces cerevisiae YLR386W (VAC14); 1-intron): MDKSVIKGLNDKIYEKRKAAAQQLEKVVRDCVANEDHEMIDRIIEELYRDYAYALHQPMARNAGLMGLAAAAIALGNKYVAEYLNKILPPVLACFGDQNDQVRFYACESLYNIAKIAKGDILVYFNEVFDVLCKISVDNDTSVKGAAELLDRLIKDIVSECASTHVAAVNHDPKDIPTATTTDPQTGDVLQVDQNIYDKERPVLAFSLPDFIPLLSERIHVLNPDTRMFMVSWLQVLESIPDLELITYLPHFLPGLFTYLGDTHNDVRMVTLALLNSLLHEVERVTQLQASLLVQELQYQQQLDDVPGKKPADGALITERKKSLMNQLEQLSATENINELTKDNEDASSQNNLPDSMTSSTDPVKVPELRNGEVYHPGQDVHLDFPKIIEILINNLSCTEPEIQSVVLNWLQTILRISPNNILPFLSKILSVLLKILSDSDPHISEMAKQVNARLIELTTKYDTTDKINYGPIVNILTLHFLDSNVTTKIACLDWLILTYSKNPQQLIDHDESTHLTVLKSLSDKDPRLISKALELISDLCNGSNEAYIKKFLKNLLKLFKENDKLLKTRSNYIIRQLCAKLSPERIYKTLSSIVEMDDDISFVRMVIYSLTTNLITSPELSSLRKKLRSGEDWAFFVTLFKSWSYNPISLVSMCLVSENYELAYSVLQNYVDYDLTVNDLLQIDILVQFLESPVFTRLRMQLLEPERYPYLHKCLYGILMVLPQSKAFEILNARLSSVSRLSTSVYNSNNTQKATESAIRASAQKKTQYQVLLDHFKSICEKERQNTPKQPTHDDHMLGLNDIFSTQSGSENKLKIHLSNGDENINGATDCDSVVFTGRVGANTASLAGIEGIGGS; the protein is encoded by the exons ATGG ACAAGTCGGTGATCAAAGGGCTGAATGACAAGATATATGAAAAACGCAAGGctgcggcgcagcagctggagaagGTGGTGCGGGACTGCGTGGCCAACGAGGACCACGAGATGATTGACCGGATCATCGAGGAGCTGTACCGGGACTACGCGTACGCGCTGCATCAGCCGATGGCGCGCAATGCGGGGCTGATGGGGCttgcggcggcggcgatCGCGTTGGGGAACAAGTACGTGGCGGAGTACCTGAACAAGATTCTGCCGCCGGTCCTGGCGTGCTTCGGGGACCAGAACGACCAGGTGCGGTTCTACGCATGCGAGAGTCTGTACAACATCGCGAAGATCGCGAAGGGGGACATCCTGGTGTACTTCAACGAGGTGTTCGACGTTCTGTGCAAGATAAGCGTGGACAACGACACGTCAGTAAAGGGCGCtgcggagctgctggaccgGCTGATCAAGGATATCGTCTCGGAGTGTGCGTCGACGCACGTGGCCGCTGTGAACCACGACCCCAAGGACATACCGACAGCGACGACCACGGACCCGCAGACGGGCGACGTTTTGCAGGTCGATCAGAACATCTACGATAAGGAGCGGCCGGTGCTGGCCTTCTCGCTGCCGGACTTCATCCCACTGCTGTCCGAGCGGATCCACGTGCTCAACCCGGACACGCGGATGTTCATGGTCTCGTGGCTGCAGGTGCTCGAGAGCATCCCGGACCTTGAGCTGATCACCTACCTGCCACACTTCCTGCCGGGACTGTTCACATATCTGGGCGACACCCATAATGACGTTCGGATGGTGACACTTGCGCTTCTGAactcgctgctgcacgAGGTGGAGCGCGTGACACAGCTGCAGGCCTCGCTGCTTGTGCAGGAGTTGCAATACCAGCAACAGCTGGACGATGTACCGGGCAAGAAGCCTGCTGACGGCGCGCTGATCACGGAGCGCAAGAAGTCGCTAATGAAtcagctggagcagctgtCGGCTACCGAGAACATCAACGAGCTCACAAAGGATAACGAGGACGCGTCCTCTCAGAACAACCTACCTGATTCGATGACCAGCAGCACGGATCCTGTTAAGGTTCCCGAGTTGAGGAATGGCGAGGTATACCACCCTGGACAGGATGTGCACCTGGACTTTCCGAAGATTATCGAAATCTTGATAAACAACCTCAGCTGCACAGAGCCTGAGATTCAATCGGTTGTATTGAACTGGCTTCAAACAATCCTCCGCATATCACCAAACAACATCCTGCCTTTCCTGTCCAAAATTCTCTCCGTTCTGCTGAAGATTCTCAGCGACTCAGACCCACATATCAGTGAGATGGCTAAACAGGTAAATGCCAGGCTCATCGAGCTCACTACAAAATACGATACCACAGACAAGATCAACTATGGGCCCATTGTCAATATCTTGACCCTACACTTTTTGGACAGTAACGTGACCACTAAAATTGCGTGTCTCGACTGGTTGATCCTGACCTACAGCAAAAACCCACAGCAACTGATTGATCACGACGAAAGCACCCATCTTACGGTGTTGAAGTCGCTCTCCGACAAGGATCCAAGATTAATTTCCAAGGCTCTGGAGTTGATCAGCGACCTTTGCAATGGCTCTAACGAGGCGTATATTAAGAAGTTCCTCAAGAACCTTTTAAAATTATTCAAGGAGAACGATAAGCTTTTGAAGACAAGGTCCAATTATATTATCAGACAACTATGTGCTAAACTATCACCTGAGCGTATCTACAAGACACTTTCATCCATTGTTGAAATGGACGATGATATCAGTTTTGTCCGAATGGTCATTTACAGTCTGACAACCAACCTAATCACATCTCCTGAGCTAAGCTCATTGCGGAAGAAGTTGAGAAGTGGCGAAGACTGGGCATTTTTTGTGACTCTCTTCAAATCTTGGTCTTACAACCCGATTTCCCTGGTGTCCATGTGCCTGGTTTCTGAAAATTATGAACTCGCATACTCTGTTCTGCAAAACTATGTCGATTATGATTTAACTGTAAATGATCTGCTCCAGATTGACATTCTAGTACAGTTTTTGGAATCACCTGTATTCACAAGGCTGCGTATGCAGCTGTTGGAACCGGAAAGATATCCATACCTACACAAATGCCTATACGGTATTTTAATGGTACTACCTCAGTCAAAAGCCTTCGAGATCCTAAATGCCAGACTCAGCAGCGTTAGCAGACTTTCGACTTCAGTTTACAATTCCAACAATACCCAAAAAGCAACGGAAAGCGCTATCCGGGCAAGCGCCCAAAAGAAGACACAGTATCAGGTGCTTTTGGACCACTTCAAGTCCATTTGCGAAAAGGAACGCCAAAATACCCCAAAGCAACCGACACATGATGATCACATGCTAGGCTTGAACGATATATTCAGCACACAGTCTGGTTCTGAAAATAAGCTGAAGATCCATCTCTCTAATGGCGATGAGAATATCAACGGAGCTACGGATTGCGACTCCGTGGTATTCACGGGTAGAGTAGGTGCAAACACAGCGTCACTTGCCGGAATTGAAGGAATTGGCGGATCTTAA
- the REH1 gene encoding Reh1p (Syntenic homolog of Saccharomyces cerevisiae YLR387C (REH1)), giving the protein MSTIMYTCNACMIQFKSSDLQRYHMKTEWHRYNLKRRIADLPPIDADIFTQKMQISEREKRLHEVDEFGFPVLKPVGHSGGRRRNTNGAILRGRRDGDGKKKAPFRSDSPALSIASQMSKISVRSTDYDEHSASEYAFTDESQAESEDITDKEDAGEDGEERPDVVDCVYCGVHCNTVAENLDHMSVAHGLYVPERRYLENAAGLINFLIERIVISKRCMCCNFHGSSLESIRAHVASKSHCRIPYESKEERATIAAYYNFNEDQVADNTAVSDSESDPDLSIEDTEEEDINSNYTIAHVDDTGVELTLPTGTRLGHRSMRRFYRQNLALPSTQADGTRTLAVVDRRFAGGISANEYARNMKHSQLLASRAQSKNIKRQAKRDNFQKHYRDELLQ; this is encoded by the coding sequence ATGAGCACTATAATGTATACCTGCAATGCGTGTATGATCCAATTTAAGTCCAGCGATCTGCAGCGGTACCATATGAAGACAGAATGGCACAGATACAACTTGAAACGGAGAATTGCTGATTTACCACCGATCGATGCAGATATATTCACCCAGAAGATGCAGATTTCAGAGCGGGAGAAGCGCTTGCATGAAGTCGATGAGTTCGGATTTCCCGTATTGAAGCCTGTCGGGCATTCAGGCGGTCGGCGTCGGAACACAAACGGGGCCATTTTGAGGGGCAGACGTGATGGGGATGGGAAGAAGAAGGCGCCGTTCCGTTCCGACTCGCCCGCGCTGTCTATTGCGTCTCAGATGTCCAAGATATCGGTACGAAGCACAGATTACGACGAACACAGTGCGTCTGAATATGCATTCACTGATGAATCGCAGGCAGAGTCTGAAGACATCACGGACAAAGAGGATGCAGGCGAGGATGGTGAAGAGCGGCCAGATGTGGTAGACTGCGTATACTGTGGTGTGCATTGCAACACCGTAGCCGAGAACCTAGACCACATGTCGGTGGCTCATGGGCTATATGTTCCAGAACGCCGTTACCTTGAAAACGCAGCTGGCTTAATCAACTTCCTAATTGAAAGAATCGTTATCTCGAAGCGTTGTATGTGCTGTAACTTCCATGGATCTAGCCTTGAAAGCATTCGCGCACATGTTGCTTCGAAGTCGCACTGTCGCATCCCATATGAAAGTAAGGAGGAACGCGCGACTATTGCAGCCTATTATAACTTTAACGAAGACCAAGTAGCCGACAATACTGCAGTCTCTGATTCGGAGTCTGATCCTGATTTGAGCATCGAGGATACCGAAGAAGAAGACATTAATTCGAACTATACGATAGCACATGTTGACGACACCGGTGTCGAGTTGACTCTTCCAACGGGCACGAGATTGGGTCATCGTTCCATGCGGAGGTTTTACCGCCAGAATTTGGCTCTCCCGTCTACTCAAGCGGATGGCACACGCACATTGGCTGTTGTGGATAGGAGATTCGCGGGCGGTATCTCTGCGAATGAGTATGCCAGGAACATGAAGCACAGTCAGCTGCTTGCTTCAAGGGCACAGAGTAAGAATATTAAGCGGCAAGCGAAGAGAGATAACTTTCAGAAACACTACAGAGATGAATTACTCCAGTGA